The nucleotide sequence GCCGCCCGCCCCGCTCTCGCCGCCGCCCCCGTCGTCGTACCACCCCGCGTCCACGCAGAAGTACTCCGCGCCGACCTCCGACGCCGCGTCGATCAGCGGCAGCAGCTTCTCGGTGGTCGGGTCACCCATCAGGGTGTTCATGTAGTCGTTGTAGATCACCGGCAGCCGGGTGTGGTCCGGGTGGGGGCGGCGTACGGCGCGGCGGTAGGAGGTCAGGGCGGCCAGGGCGCCGTCGAAGCAGGCGCCGAGGGCGAGGGCGGCCCACTCGGTCGTGAACTCGGCTCCCGGCTCCAGGACCGCACGCCACTGGTGCTCGTCGTGGGTCGGTCCGCCGAGCGCGAGGTACGTCTGGCCCGCCGACTCGCCGGCCTCCCAGACCCAGCTGGACGCGGACTCGATCTGCCACAGCCAGCTGCGCGCGTCCGTACGGTGCTGGAGCGCGCCCATCGCGAGATGCCCGTCCGTGGGCCAACTGCCGCGTCCCGCCAGGCGTGCCGCCGCGTGGCCGGTACCGCCGTGCACCTCGTGGTTGATGTCGGGCACGGAGTCCCGCAGCGGCTCGGCGTACCAACGGCACTCAGCGAGCCAGTCGTTGCGCGCCCGGAAGACGGACAGCTCGTCGGGGGAGGGGAGCCCCCCGAGGAGCAGACTGCCGACGGAGCGCACGGTGACCGTCTCGGTGCCGTCGTTGCGCAGCCGGACCCGGGAGCGCAGCACGGGGATGCCGTCCGGTGAGGCGTACTCGACGAACGCGGTCAACCCGCTGGCCGGGTCGTGCAGTTCGAAGGTCAGCCGATGCCAGCCCTCACTGTCGGCGGGGCCGGCCGCCGAGCCGGAGGCGGAGTCGGCCGCAGGGCAGGGGGTGGCGCCGTACGTGGAGTGGTGCGCCCGGTATCTCAGGCGGCCGCCGATCGCCGTGCCCGTGAAGCGGGGTCTCGCCCAGCCGGTGCCGTCGCCGAGCAGGACCAGGTCGACCAGGGGCAGCGCGGGGTCGGTCTTGGCCTCCTCGGGGCCCGGTTCGGGTTCGCCGGGATGGCGGACGCGCAGCAGCCGGGGCGTGTCGCCGCTCAGGTCGAAGTCGGCGGTCAGCGCGGAGTGGCCCCAGCGGTACGAGAGGCTCCACGGAAACGAGTCGGTCCATTCGTGACTGTCGTGCTGCGGCATGCGATCCCCCCGGGTCGGCTGTACTCCCAAGTGTTCACGGCGAGCTGTGCGTCCGCTGTCCTCATCCTCTGCGAAGCATCGGGATAACCACACAAGATCTACGTACAAGAAAGCGTGAATGTTCAAGCAGGCCAGGTATTGATGCTGTTCACGACAGGCCACCAACACCACCAACACCAGCCGCAACACCCCGCACCACCCGTACCACCAGAGCCATGAGCACGAGGAGCCCCACATGAACGCCGTCGCCCCGAACGCGACCGCCCCGGATGCGATCGCCCTGAACGCGACCGTCCTGAAGAACGCCCGCCCCGAAGTCGAGGCGTGGCTCGGCGAGTTCGTGGAGCGGAACGGCGGCTTCGTCGGCTCCGTCCACCTCTCCGAGGCCGCCGAGGTGGGCGAGATCGTCCTCGTCGCCTCGTACAACCTGCCGGTCCCGGTGCGCAACGGCACCGCCGTCATCCCGATCGGCAAGGGCATGGCCGGGACGGCCGCGCAGCGCCGGGCGCCCGTCGCCATCTCCGACTTCCAGACCGACACGACCGGCGTCGCCGTTCGCGCGGGCCGCGCCGCCGGCGCCACGGGCTCCCTCACCCTCCCCGTCTTCGACCCGACGGACGGCACCCGCCTCCTCGCCGTCGTCGGCCTGGGCTTCACGGGACGACGGGACTTCACGACGGAGGAGACGACGAAGTACGCCGAGGACGCGACAACCGTACTGACGGTCCTCTGAACAGCTACTGACCGTCCCCCTGAGACAGCCACCAAAGGGGCCCCGTTGAGCTGCCCCGACGGTCGCCCTGAAGCATCGCTCAGACCGACCGGCTGTCTACTTCCCCGCCACCTCCACCCGTACCGCGCACGTCTTGAACTCCGGCATGCGGGAGGTGGGGTCGAGGGCGGGGTTCGTGAGGGTGTTGGCGCGGCCCTCGCCGGACCAGTGGAACGGCATGAAGACCGTGTCGGGGCGGATGGCGGTCGTGATGCGGGCCGGGGCCACGGCGCGGCCCCGGCGGGAGACCACGGCCAACGGGTCGCCCTCCGCCGCGCCGAGCCGCTCGGCCAGCCGGGGGTGCAGTTCGACGAAGGGTCCGGGCGCGGCGGCGTTCAGTTCGTCGACCCGCCGGGTCTGGGCGCCCGACTGGTACTGGGCGACGACGCGCCCGGTGGTGAGCAGTACCGGGTACTCGGCGTCCGGCTCCTCGGCCGCCGCCCGGTGCGACACGGGAACGAACCGGGCCCGGCCGTCCTCCGTGGCGAACCGGTCGAGGAAGAGGCGCGGGGTACCGGGGTGCACGTCGGTGGCAGGGACGGGACGCACGTCCGTCGACGGTGTGGTGGCCGGGACGGGACGCACGTCCGTGGCCGGTGTGGTGGCCGGGGCGGGGCAGGGCCAGAACACCCCGTTCTCCTCCGCCAGCCGCCGGTAGGTGATCCCGGAGTAGTCGGCGAGCCCACCCGCACTGGCCCGGCGCAGCTCCTCGAAGACCTCCTCGGGGTCGGTCGCGAAGCCCTTCTCGACGCCCAGCCGGTCGGCCAGCTCGTGCATGACCTCCAGGTCGCTGCGGATGCCGTCGGGAGGGGTGATCGCCTGCCGCCGCAGCAGCACCCGGCCCTCCAGGTTGGTTGTCGTGCCGGTCTCCTCCGCCCACTGCGTCACCGGCAGGACGACGTCCGCGAGCTCCGCCGTCTCCGACAGCACGACATCGCACACCGCGAGGAAGTCCAGCGACTTGATCCGGCCCTCGATGTGCGCGGCACGCGGCGCCGACACCACCGGGTTGGAGCCCATCAGCAGCAGCGACTTGATGTCGCCGCCGAGCGCGTCCAGCAGCTCGTACGCGCTGCGACCGGGCCCGGGCAGGCTGTCCGGGTCCACGCCCCAGACCTCGGCGACGTGGCGCCGGGCCTCGGGGTCGACGAGCTTGCGGTAGCCGGGCAACTGGTCGGCCTTCTGGCCGTGTTCGCGCCCGCCCTGCCCGTTGCCCTGCCCGGTGAGGCAGCCGTACCCGGACAGCGGCCGGCCGGCCCGGCCCGTCGCCAGCGTGAGGTTGATCCACGCGCCGACGGTGTCCGTGCCCTTGGACTGCTGCTCGGGCCCGCGTGCGGTGAGCACCATCGCGTGCTCCGGCTCGCAGAACAGCCGTACCGCCTCGCGGAGTTCGGGAACGGACACCCCCGTGATCCGTTCCACGTACTCCGGCCAGTGCGCCATGGCCGCCGCACGGGTCTCCTCCCACCCGCTCGTCCGCTCGCGGATGTACTCCTCGTCCGTCCGTCCCTCGGCCACGATCAGATGCAGCAGGCCGAGCGCCAGGGCGAGATCGGTGCCGGGGCGCGGGGACAGATGCAGGTCGGCCTGTTCGGCGGTCCGGGTGCGGCGCGGATCGATGACGATCAGCTTGCCGCCGTTGTCCTTGAGTTCGGTGAGATAGCGGAGCGCCGGCGGCATGGTCTCCGCGAGGTTGGAGCCGACGAGAACGACACACCCGGTCTTCGGGATGTCCTCCAGCGGGAACGGCAGTCCCCGGTCGAGCCCGAAGGCCTTCATCCCGGCGGCCGCCGCCGAGGACATGCAGAAGCGGCCGTTGTAGTCGATCTGGGAGGTGCCGAGCACCACCCGCGCGAACTTGCCGAGCGCGTATGCCTTCTCGTTCGTGAGCCCGCCGCCGCCGAACACGCCGCACGCGTCCGGACCATGTTCCGTACGCGTGCGGGTGAGCCCCTCGGCGATCCGGTCGAGTGCCTCGTCCCAGGAGGCGGGTTCCAGGACGCCCGCCCTTCTGACCAAGGGACTGGTCAGCCTGACCCGGGACGAGAGCACCGCCGGCGCCGTACGGCCCTTGCCGCACAGCGCTCCCCGGTTCACCGGGAAATCCGCGCGCTCAGTCACCACTACGACACCGTCGGACCCGTCCGCACCGGGCGTCAGGTTCATTCCGCACTGCAGGGCGCAGTACGGGCAGTGGGTGGGCGTCGCGGAGTTCTGCATACCGTTCAGCGTGCGTCGGCCGTGTTACGCGCCGGGACGCTCCCCGTTACGCGACCGGCACGGGGACCTCCCGGCGCGCCCGGACCCGGCGTGAGGACCCGGCGTGAGGAGCCGGTGCCGGGGCCGCGGAGCGAGGGCCCGGGGCCGCCGTGAACGCAGGGTGCGTCGATGTACCAGTTCTGTCACCGTAGGCGGCCGTTCAAGCGCTTACCGCCGACCTGTTCGGCCCTTGCGTGTTAAGAACTACGGGCGCCACAGACAACGGGGGTCGTGCCGTGAGCCCCGCGTGGCGTACGTCCTGTCACGTGGCCCGTGCGAGGGCCGTAGGGGGAAGAGGAACCATCACCGTGAACCGTATGCGCACCACCGTCGCCGTCCTGGGGGCCGCCGGAGCTCTCACCGCCACCCAGCTGGGTTTCGCCGGCGCCGCGTCCGCCGCGTCCGTCGAGAAGCAGGCCGGTGTCGAGACGCAGGTTGCCGCGAGCTGCCCGATCAAGATCACTTATCTGAAGAAGTTCTATGTGGACAACAACAACTGGGTGACCAACGGCGGTCTCCGGTTCGGTCTCACGAACTCCAGCAAGAAGGTGACCTTCAAGGACGTCAGCCTCAAGGTGACCAACACCAAGAGCCTCCGCTTCGGCAAGGCGACGGTGACGACCAAGGGCGCCAAGATCACCCAGAAGACGAACCAGATCGTCAAGGTCGCCGCCAAGACCCTGAAGCCCGGCAAGAGCGCCGCCTTCAAGGTCTCCACCCGCATGCTGCGCACCGACCTCTACGAGGTGAAGTTCGCCGTCTACGGCAAGACCACGGACGGCAAGAAGTGGGGCTGCGCCGTGGACCAGGGGACCTGGGGCACCGTCCAGCACTGACCGCTCACGCCCCGACGGGCCGACGCGCTGCCCCGCTCAAGCGCTGACCTGCTCAAGCGCTGACCTGCTCAAGCGCTGACCCGCTGACCCGCTGACCCGCTAACCCGCTGACGCGAGCGCCTTCGAGACCCCCGTTTCCTCAGGACCGAGGAAACGGGGGTCCGGCTCGAACAGCGCGTCCAGGGAGGCCTTGCCCGCCGCGAACAGCTCACGGGTGGCCCCGTAGTACCAGGTCCCGTCATGCCGGTCCTGCACCCCGACGCCGTACGAGTCGACGCCCGCCTCCTGGCACAGCGCGACCGCCCGGCGTATGTGGAAGCCCTGACTGATGAGCACCGCGCGGTCCACGCCGAAGATCTTCTTGGCGCGGACGCAGGAGTCCCAGGTGTCGAACCCGGCGTAGTCACTGACTATGCGGTCGTCGGGCACGCCGTGCTCGGTCAGATAGCCACGCATCGCGTCCGGCTCGTCGTACTCCTCGCGGCTGTTGTCCCCGGTGACCAGCACCACCTTGATCCGGCCCGACCGGTACAGCTCGGCCGCCGCGTCCAGCCGGCGCGCGAGATACGGCGACGGCTCGCCCTGCCACAGCCCCGCGCCGAAGACCATCGCGACCTCGGAGCGCGGCACGTCGGCCGTGGTCCGCAGCCGGTCGCCGGCCGCCGTGAACATCCAGGTCGAGGGCAGCAGCGCCAGCGCGCACAGCACCATCACCGCCTGCACGGCCCGCCGCCGCCCCGCCCGCGTACGCGGCAGCCGAATCACCCGCCCGACACGCCTCACGGCGGCCCACCCCCGTTCGTCGGACCCCATATGTGTCCGGGTTGTTTCCGACGGGCCCGACCGCGCCCGTCTTCCGACCAACGAAGACGTCATCCGCATCGCTCCGGTTCACCGCCCAGCGTGACAAGCTTCACTCGAACGAGTTGAAACACCAGGTCATGGAGGTTCACACACCCCCACGGCGCACGGTGAACCGCCGGAAAACACCCGTCACCACCGTGCAACGGGGAGGCAACCTCCCCACGGCACCATCGGTGCATGACGGCGACGACGAGCAAGTCGAACGCGGACCTCGACAGTACGGCGCACATCATGAACCTGATCAGTGACCAGCTGGCCTCGCAGCTCAGCCTCGTCTCCCGCGACGGAACCCGGCGCCCGACCCCGCCCGCTCTGGTCCTGGTGGCGCACGGCAGCCGTGACCCGCGCGCCCTGGCGACCGTACGCACCCTCATGGAGCGCGTCCGCGAGCAGCGCCCCGGCCTCTCCGTACACCTCGGCCACATCGAGCTGAACGAGCCCCTGCTCCCCGACACGCTCGCCGCCCTCGGCGGCCGGGAAGCGGTCCTCGTCCCCCTGCTCCTCAGCCGCGGCTACCACACCAAGCAGGACATCCCCGAGATGGCCGCGGCCGCCGAGGCCCGCACCCGCCTGGCCGCCCCCCTCGGCCCGCACCCCCTCCTCGTGGAGACCCTGCACACCCGCCTCGTCGAGGCCGGCTGGCGCACGCGGACGAACGACGTCACCCGCCGCACCAGTGCCGTCGTCCTCGCCGCCGCCGGCTCCCGCGACCCCGAGGCGGCCGAGGACACCGGCCGCACGGCCCAGCTCCTCGCC is from Streptomyces sp. NBC_01314 and encodes:
- a CDS encoding GAF domain-containing protein; this encodes MNAVAPNATAPDAIALNATVLKNARPEVEAWLGEFVERNGGFVGSVHLSEAAEVGEIVLVASYNLPVPVRNGTAVIPIGKGMAGTAAQRRAPVAISDFQTDTTGVAVRAGRAAGATGSLTLPVFDPTDGTRLLAVVGLGFTGRRDFTTEETTKYAEDATTVLTVL
- a CDS encoding vancomycin high temperature exclusion protein; this translates as MGSDERGWAAVRRVGRVIRLPRTRAGRRRAVQAVMVLCALALLPSTWMFTAAGDRLRTTADVPRSEVAMVFGAGLWQGEPSPYLARRLDAAAELYRSGRIKVVLVTGDNSREEYDEPDAMRGYLTEHGVPDDRIVSDYAGFDTWDSCVRAKKIFGVDRAVLISQGFHIRRAVALCQEAGVDSYGVGVQDRHDGTWYYGATRELFAAGKASLDALFEPDPRFLGPEETGVSKALASAG
- a CDS encoding sirohydrochlorin chelatase yields the protein MTATTSKSNADLDSTAHIMNLISDQLASQLSLVSRDGTRRPTPPALVLVAHGSRDPRALATVRTLMERVREQRPGLSVHLGHIELNEPLLPDTLAALGGREAVLVPLLLSRGYHTKQDIPEMAAAAEARTRLAAPLGPHPLLVETLHTRLVEAGWRTRTNDVTRRTSAVVLAAAGSRDPEAAEDTGRTAQLLADRLGVPVIPAYASAAAPTVADAVRTLTALGRTRIAVASYFTAPGRFARQCAEAAPWIAAAPLGAHPAMASLILHRYDESLTTPRTTVERALASA
- a CDS encoding molybdopterin oxidoreductase family protein — protein: MQNSATPTHCPYCALQCGMNLTPGADGSDGVVVVTERADFPVNRGALCGKGRTAPAVLSSRVRLTSPLVRRAGVLEPASWDEALDRIAEGLTRTRTEHGPDACGVFGGGGLTNEKAYALGKFARVVLGTSQIDYNGRFCMSSAAAAGMKAFGLDRGLPFPLEDIPKTGCVVLVGSNLAETMPPALRYLTELKDNGGKLIVIDPRRTRTAEQADLHLSPRPGTDLALALGLLHLIVAEGRTDEEYIRERTSGWEETRAAAMAHWPEYVERITGVSVPELREAVRLFCEPEHAMVLTARGPEQQSKGTDTVGAWINLTLATGRAGRPLSGYGCLTGQGNGQGGREHGQKADQLPGYRKLVDPEARRHVAEVWGVDPDSLPGPGRSAYELLDALGGDIKSLLLMGSNPVVSAPRAAHIEGRIKSLDFLAVCDVVLSETAELADVVLPVTQWAEETGTTTNLEGRVLLRRQAITPPDGIRSDLEVMHELADRLGVEKGFATDPEEVFEELRRASAGGLADYSGITYRRLAEENGVFWPCPAPATTPATDVRPVPATTPSTDVRPVPATDVHPGTPRLFLDRFATEDGRARFVPVSHRAAAEEPDAEYPVLLTTGRVVAQYQSGAQTRRVDELNAAAPGPFVELHPRLAERLGAAEGDPLAVVSRRGRAVAPARITTAIRPDTVFMPFHWSGEGRANTLTNPALDPTSRMPEFKTCAVRVEVAGK